The following proteins are co-located in the Micromonospora coriariae genome:
- the pgsA gene encoding CDP-diacylglycerol--glycerol-3-phosphate 3-phosphatidyltransferase has translation MTGATESTPPRVVPGVPVLNAANALTALRLVLVPVFAASVIVSGMTHAGWRMAACLIFAVASATDLVDGWIARRFGLVTSVGKVADPIADKALTGAALVLLSWYDRLPWWVTALILVRELGITGMRFWVIRHGVIAASRGGKIKTALQILAIAWYLWPMPAALASVGPWIMGAAVLVTVATGFDYIAQALRLRRPH, from the coding sequence GTGACCGGGGCGACGGAGTCGACGCCACCCCGGGTGGTTCCCGGGGTGCCGGTGCTCAACGCCGCCAACGCGCTGACCGCGTTGCGGCTGGTGCTGGTGCCGGTCTTCGCCGCCTCGGTGATCGTGTCCGGGATGACCCACGCCGGCTGGCGGATGGCGGCCTGCCTGATCTTCGCGGTCGCCTCCGCGACCGACCTGGTGGACGGCTGGATCGCCCGCCGGTTCGGGCTGGTCACCTCGGTCGGCAAGGTGGCGGACCCGATCGCGGACAAGGCGCTCACCGGCGCCGCACTGGTGCTGCTCTCCTGGTACGACCGGCTGCCCTGGTGGGTGACCGCGCTGATCCTCGTCCGTGAGCTGGGGATCACCGGGATGCGGTTCTGGGTGATTCGGCACGGCGTGATCGCGGCCAGCCGAGGCGGCAAGATCAAAACTGCGCTCCAGATCCTGGCCATCGCCTGGTACCTCTGGCCGATGCCGGCCGCCCTCGCCTCCGTGGGTCCTTGGATCATGGGCGCCGCCGTCCTGGTCACCGTCGCCACCGGTTTCGACTACATAGCCCAGGCCCTCCGCCTCCGCCGCCCCCACTGA
- the rimO gene encoding 30S ribosomal protein S12 methylthiotransferase RimO: MVSATSPSSSARPTPLELPSAAEGRRVALLTLGCARNEVDSEELAARLHADGWQVTTDGEGADVVVVNTCGFVEKAKQDSIQTLLAAAETGAKVVAAGCMAERYGRELADSLPEAQAVLSFDDYPDIAARLSAVVAGEQVTAHTPRDRRELLPLTPVKRRDAAVSLPGHGTPTRTAVDTDEHTPAHLRQVLRRRLDTGPVASLKLASGCDRRCAFCAIPAFRGAFVSRTPDELLAEAEWLAKSGVRELVLVSENSTSYGKDLGDPRALEKLLPQLAAVTGIVRVRASYLQPAETRPGLVEAIANTPGVAPYFDLSFQHSSEPVLRRMRRFGSTDRFLELLASARALAPDAGARSNFIVGFPGETRADVDELVRFLTEARLDAIGMFDYSDEDGTEAAGLPGKVSAATIKRRYDRLSALADELCSQRAEDRLGRCVEVLVDTIEDGVVEGRAAHQAPEVDGSTTLVAPAEGGVDLSALRPGDLVRATVTGTEGVDLLAVPDEMISAAPGAAR; this comes from the coding sequence ATGGTGTCTGCCACCTCCCCTTCCAGCTCGGCGCGTCCGACGCCGCTGGAGCTGCCGTCCGCCGCCGAGGGCCGTCGCGTCGCCCTGCTCACCCTGGGCTGTGCCCGCAACGAGGTCGACTCGGAGGAGTTGGCCGCCCGGCTGCACGCCGACGGCTGGCAGGTGACCACGGACGGTGAGGGCGCCGACGTGGTGGTCGTGAACACGTGCGGCTTCGTGGAGAAGGCCAAGCAGGACTCCATCCAGACCCTGCTCGCGGCCGCCGAGACCGGCGCCAAGGTGGTCGCCGCCGGCTGCATGGCCGAGCGGTACGGCCGGGAGCTGGCCGACAGCCTGCCCGAGGCGCAGGCGGTGCTGAGCTTCGACGACTACCCGGACATCGCCGCCCGGCTGAGCGCTGTCGTCGCCGGTGAGCAGGTCACCGCGCACACCCCCCGGGACCGGCGGGAGCTGCTGCCGCTCACCCCGGTGAAGCGGCGCGACGCCGCGGTGTCGCTGCCCGGTCACGGCACTCCGACCCGTACGGCCGTCGACACCGACGAGCACACCCCGGCGCACCTGCGTCAGGTGCTGCGCCGCCGGCTGGACACCGGCCCGGTCGCCTCGCTGAAGCTGGCCAGCGGCTGCGACCGCCGCTGCGCGTTCTGCGCCATCCCGGCCTTCCGTGGGGCGTTCGTCTCGCGTACTCCGGACGAGCTGCTCGCCGAGGCGGAGTGGCTGGCCAAGTCCGGCGTCCGGGAGCTGGTGCTGGTCAGCGAGAACTCCACCTCGTACGGCAAGGACCTGGGCGACCCGCGCGCCCTGGAGAAGCTGCTGCCGCAGCTCGCCGCCGTGACCGGCATCGTCCGGGTGCGGGCGAGCTACCTCCAGCCGGCCGAGACCCGGCCCGGGCTGGTCGAGGCGATCGCCAACACCCCGGGCGTGGCCCCGTACTTCGACCTGTCGTTCCAGCACTCCAGCGAGCCGGTGCTGCGCCGCATGCGGCGTTTCGGCTCCACCGACCGGTTCCTGGAGCTGCTGGCGAGCGCCCGTGCCCTGGCCCCGGACGCGGGTGCCCGGAGCAACTTCATCGTCGGGTTCCCCGGCGAGACGCGCGCCGACGTCGACGAGCTGGTGCGGTTCCTGACCGAGGCCCGGCTCGACGCGATCGGCATGTTCGACTACAGCGACGAGGACGGCACCGAGGCCGCCGGCCTGCCCGGCAAGGTCTCCGCCGCCACGATCAAGCGACGGTACGACCGGCTCAGCGCGCTCGCCGACGAGCTCTGCTCGCAGCGGGCCGAGGACCGCCTCGGCAGATGCGTCGAGGTGCTTGTCGACACGATCGAGGACGGCGTGGTGGAGGGCCGGGCGGCGCACCAGGCGCCGGAGGTGGACGGCTCCACCACCCTGGTCGCCCCGGCCGAGGGTGGGGTCGACCTCTCCGCGCTGCGCCCGGGTGACCTGGTACGCGCAACGGTGACCGGCACTGAAGGGGTGGACCTGCTCGCCGTGCCGGATGAGATGATCTCGGCGGCGCCCGGCGCGGCACGGTGA
- a CDS encoding ornithine cyclodeaminase family protein produces MTLLYADPEVAAVLDAATTVDAMRAALLAAYDGRLVAPPRATAPLSGGRMVLTAGHLVGEWYGFRSYDTFGHPQGEQLVVLHDAHTGAVRAVAVGEELGSRRTGGLGGVAVDALARPDAATLGVIGSGRQAWTQVWAAAAVRPLREVVVHSRSAARRDAFAARVRAELGVPARAVADAGSAVTGRDMVVLATTSPTPVFRAADLSPGTHVNAVGFKQRDRSEFGADLLDVADLLVTDSPAQAADYRPPMLAATPPYAGRLRDLGGILAGAVPGRTTADQVSVFCCTGLAGTEVFLLDRLTRVGAATR; encoded by the coding sequence ATGACCCTGCTCTACGCCGACCCCGAGGTCGCCGCCGTGCTGGACGCCGCCACCACGGTCGACGCCATGCGCGCCGCCCTGCTGGCCGCGTACGACGGGCGGCTGGTCGCCCCGCCCCGGGCCACCGCCCCGCTGAGCGGTGGGCGGATGGTGCTCACCGCCGGGCACCTGGTCGGCGAGTGGTACGGCTTCCGCTCGTACGACACCTTCGGCCATCCGCAGGGCGAGCAGCTGGTGGTGCTGCACGACGCCCACACCGGCGCGGTCCGGGCGGTCGCGGTCGGCGAGGAGCTGGGCTCCCGGCGTACCGGAGGGTTGGGTGGCGTGGCGGTCGACGCGCTGGCCCGACCGGACGCGGCCACCCTCGGTGTGATCGGCTCCGGTCGGCAGGCGTGGACGCAGGTCTGGGCCGCCGCCGCGGTCCGCCCACTGCGCGAGGTGGTGGTGCACAGCCGCTCCGCCGCCCGGCGGGACGCCTTCGCCGCCCGGGTCCGCGCCGAGTTGGGTGTGCCGGCCCGCGCGGTGGCCGACGCCGGCTCGGCGGTGACCGGACGGGACATGGTGGTGCTCGCCACCACCAGCCCGACCCCGGTGTTCCGCGCCGCCGACCTGAGCCCCGGCACGCACGTCAACGCGGTCGGCTTCAAGCAGCGCGATCGCAGCGAGTTCGGTGCCGACCTGCTGGACGTCGCCGACCTGCTGGTCACCGACTCGCCGGCCCAGGCGGCGGACTACCGGCCGCCGATGCTCGCCGCCACGCCCCCGTACGCCGGGCGGCTGCGCGACCTGGGGGGCATCCTGGCCGGCGCGGTCCCCGGCCGGACCACCGCGGACCAGGTCTCCGTCTTCTGCTGCACGGGTCTGGCCGGGACCGAGGTCTTCCTGCTCGACCGGCTGACCCGGGTGGGAGCCGCGACGCGCTGA
- a CDS encoding DMT family transporter, with amino-acid sequence MAWLVLVISGLLETAWAIALDRSAGFSRLVPSLVFAVALAFSMGGLAYALREIPVGTGYAVWVGIGAVGTALVGMLWLGESTSLPRILCLLLVVAGVVGLKIFH; translated from the coding sequence ATGGCCTGGCTGGTACTGGTGATCTCGGGACTGCTGGAGACGGCCTGGGCGATCGCCCTGGACCGCAGCGCCGGCTTCAGCCGGCTGGTCCCGTCGCTGGTGTTCGCGGTGGCCCTGGCATTCAGCATGGGCGGGCTGGCGTACGCGCTGCGGGAGATCCCGGTCGGCACCGGGTACGCGGTCTGGGTCGGCATCGGCGCGGTCGGCACCGCCCTGGTCGGGATGCTGTGGCTCGGCGAGTCGACGAGCCTGCCCCGGATCCTCTGCCTCCTGCTGGTGGTGGCCGGCGTGGTCGGCCTGAAGATCTTCCACTGA